The Pedobacter ginsengisoli region CCCTGAAACGATTGGACGTTTGGCACCTTACCTTACTTTTTAGTCATGATAGAATCAAGAATAAAACAAACTGTACGTGATGTACATGATTTTCCAACGCCAGGGATTATTTTTAAAGATATAACCCCAATATTAAAGGATCCGGCCTTGTGTATTGATATTACAGCCGCATTAGCCAGGCAGCTCTCTAATGTAGAGATTGATGTAGTTGCAGGTATAGAAAGCAGGGGTTTTTTATTTGGACCATCACTAGCCCAGCTGTTAAATGTTCCCTTTATTCCTATTAGAAAGGCAGGAAAGTTGCCTTATAAAACTATACAGGAATCTTATGATCTGGAATATGGAAGTGCTACAATTGAATGTCATCAGGATGCTTTGCTTAAAGGACAAAGGGTTCTAATTCATGACGATTTACTCGCTACCGGTGGAACCGTTGTTGCAGCATCTAAACTTATTATGCATATGGAAGCAACTGTTGCAGCATATTCTTTTATTATATCTCTGGATTTTCTGAACGGTAGAACACGATTGAAGCCTTATGGGAATGAGGTTTTTTCTTTGGCCTCTTACTAACTTTGTTAATCAATTAATTACATGAGTAATTAACA contains the following coding sequences:
- a CDS encoding adenine phosphoribosyltransferase — its product is MIESRIKQTVRDVHDFPTPGIIFKDITPILKDPALCIDITAALARQLSNVEIDVVAGIESRGFLFGPSLAQLLNVPFIPIRKAGKLPYKTIQESYDLEYGSATIECHQDALLKGQRVLIHDDLLATGGTVVAASKLIMHMEATVAAYSFIISLDFLNGRTRLKPYGNEVFSLASY